A window of Exiguobacterium sibiricum 7-3 genomic DNA:
TTTAAGGATCCTTATACCGATGAAAAAATCACATTCTCAAGCGAAGAGGAAATTTTAAGACTTGCATATAGATTAGTAAACGTTACGGAGTCTACTTTAACAACTGCAAAGCCATATACGGATGCAGCTCTTCCTAGATTGCGATTGAACATAATGAAATCAGATATTTCTGGAATCGGAACCTCTATTTCAATACGAAAAAGTTCTTCAGAACTTAGAGCAACTCGAGAAAGAATGTTACGTACCAATCAAGCTTCGTTGGAAGAATTAGACTTCTTTAAGGCTGCAGTTCAAGCGAAGCTTAAAATTCTTATTGTGGGTGGTACTGGTACAGGGAAGACAGAATTTATCAAACACCTAGCCCAGCATATTCCCGATAATGAACGAACTTTAGTCGCAGAAGATGATCCTGAGTTGTTCTTACATGAATTGTATCCCTCTAAACACTTCTACACTTTTGAATGTCGTATGACTGGTAACCAAGAAACTGATATTCCATACAGTATAGGTTTGAAACTGGGACTACGACAGCATCCTCGAAGAATCATTGTCGGAGAAAGTCGGGGAGAAGAAGCTATGCAAATGATAGAATTTTTTGAATCAGGACATAGTGGATTCACGTCAATTCATGCTGAAAGTAGTGAAGAAGCTCTTCAACGTCTCAAAAAGATGTGTCTACGATCAGGTGTTAATTTAAGTGGAACAGATATTCTACAATCTATAGCTGGAGCTTTTGATTTAATTGTTGTTTTAGAAAAATTAGAAGACCATAACCGTTATTTTACTCAGGTATCTGAAATCGCTAAATTTGATTATGGAAGTGGCCAAGTAATATTAAACGATTTATTCGGTTTTGATTATAACAAAGACGATTTTCAATTTAATACTGAAGGAAAAGTTGAGAATTTAAATGGTGTACACATCATAAGAAATAAGTTATCGGAACGTTTGAAGAAAAAGCTATCTAGATCATTAGCGAATCCAGAACTGTACAGCAGCTTAACATAAATTTTAAGGAGGTGAGGTGATAAATGGACTGGATTCTAACAGCTATTCTTTTTTTGATCATATACACATTTATTCGATTCGTTTTTCAACCGAATAGTAATATTGCTGATTTACTGGTCGAGAATCAAAGTTCCTATAAAGTGCAAAATTATGAGTTGAAAAATCGATACTCAAAGTTTACCTTAAGCCCTAAAAA
This region includes:
- a CDS encoding CpaF family protein: MRKISTKIDLLNPSKGVNQSANKIDFFEMSYADKQSKTKLLGEKEQDLIEESVERVRKYLIETNKSLLESSFLDKEKRQKLNSRISEFIQRNGIAIPNIDHQELVSTILDEITGFGIIQPLIDRDDITDIFVNGVSSIRYIGPNGDTIFKDPYTDEKITFSSEEEILRLAYRLVNVTESTLTTAKPYTDAALPRLRLNIMKSDISGIGTSISIRKSSSELRATRERMLRTNQASLEELDFFKAAVQAKLKILIVGGTGTGKTEFIKHLAQHIPDNERTLVAEDDPELFLHELYPSKHFYTFECRMTGNQETDIPYSIGLKLGLRQHPRRIIVGESRGEEAMQMIEFFESGHSGFTSIHAESSEEALQRLKKMCLRSGVNLSGTDILQSIAGAFDLIVVLEKLEDHNRYFTQVSEIAKFDYGSGQVILNDLFGFDYNKDDFQFNTEGKVENLNGVHIIRNKLSERLKKKLSRSLANPELYSSLT